One Mycobacteroides abscessus ATCC 19977 genomic window carries:
- a CDS encoding VanZ family protein: protein MIPIAAPWSLCMRWLTLLCAFVVACLLLFTPGGTVPSGPPGADKVAHFLIFAMLGLCSRFAWISEKSTLAWVLMFAAASEVIQALWVPRRDGSLPDLLTDAIGLFTVLLLWRKIRSGVRRARQ, encoded by the coding sequence ATGATTCCGATCGCTGCGCCCTGGTCTCTGTGCATGCGCTGGCTCACCCTGCTGTGTGCCTTCGTGGTCGCCTGCCTGCTGTTGTTCACCCCTGGTGGCACCGTCCCGTCGGGCCCTCCCGGAGCGGACAAAGTAGCGCACTTTCTTATTTTCGCGATGTTGGGCCTGTGCTCGCGTTTCGCATGGATCAGCGAGAAATCCACGCTGGCTTGGGTTCTGATGTTCGCGGCGGCGTCCGAGGTGATTCAGGCGCTGTGGGTTCCGCGCCGGGACGGGAGCCTGCCGGACCTGCTCACCGATGCGATCGGTCTGTTCACGGTGCTGCTGTTGTGGCGGAAGATTCGCTCGGGCGTGCGGCGGGCTCGGCAATGA
- a CDS encoding TetR family transcriptional regulator: MRHSRAEKKLHTRRTLLDGTLELLKVRGFAAVSLREVAKSAGLVPTAFYRHFESMEDLGTVLAEESVHALRDTFRQARREAGSDNPAKILRLMVDRVNEHANNFRFLVRERHGGSPQIRRAINNEMRMLTNDVVVELARNPATNHHTTEDLEIAAELIASSILNTIGMLVDTDHPTKADADAALNRALRQLDLVTSGLAHTRTMTTIIAEPAARPSESSATTAAP; encoded by the coding sequence ATGCGACATAGTCGTGCCGAGAAGAAACTGCATACCCGCCGCACATTGCTCGACGGAACCTTGGAGCTACTGAAGGTACGTGGCTTCGCGGCTGTGAGCCTGCGCGAGGTGGCCAAGTCGGCCGGATTGGTTCCCACTGCCTTCTACCGGCACTTCGAATCGATGGAAGACCTCGGCACGGTTCTGGCCGAGGAGAGCGTTCATGCGCTTCGTGACACCTTTCGCCAAGCCCGGCGCGAGGCTGGCAGCGACAACCCCGCCAAAATTCTCCGTCTCATGGTCGACCGGGTGAACGAGCACGCGAACAATTTCCGGTTTCTGGTACGTGAACGTCATGGCGGCTCGCCTCAAATCCGGCGTGCCATCAACAACGAGATGCGCATGCTCACCAACGACGTGGTGGTGGAACTCGCCCGCAACCCGGCGACGAACCATCACACGACCGAGGACCTGGAAATCGCGGCGGAACTCATCGCCAGCTCCATTCTCAACACCATCGGCATGCTGGTCGATACTGATCACCCCACCAAGGCCGACGCGGACGCAGCCCTGAATCGCGCGCTACGCCAGCTGGACCTGGTGACTAGTGGGCTGGCTCATACCCGCACCATGACCACCATCATTGCCGAGCCCGCCGCACGCCCGAGCGAATCTTCCGCCACAACAGCAGCACCGTGA
- a CDS encoding cytochrome P450 produces the protein MSASALQPEPLSAPVEVAAGECPVNHDLYPGGPTFLRWHHTRVGYLKSWRLALGAVWSTYRHTISEYLADLPGQDDVIVARAPMRKAVIVRNPELARHVLVANQDNYIKSAEYDLLAVGFGRGLVTDLNEGLWNRNRRLVQPIFAKRQVDLFAPQMAEAAARTISRWDELYAEGKPVDITAEMNYLTMDIVAQTMFGIDLSGDMAERMRIYFARLLKLFGVGFIVGAAPPLRWVVDKLAAHGPDELSSHTPRLAIRALRIGASVAAPRTMKGLRWVERTIDQLIADHRSGRIARQDNLLALLMAAEDPETGAKYTDLEIRDELMTFLGAGFETTAAALAWTWYLLSRNPDARAKLGQEVDRVLGGRQPTAADVDNLPWTAAVLNEAMRVYPPILGLARTAKADDVLGDYPISAGTTVMVLIDSIHHNERVWDDAKTFDPARFLKENLQPEQRKAHMPFGAGKRMCVASGFANLEAIIGIAALAQNYELDLLPGQQPRREVTFTGGPEGEILMRLRKRHP, from the coding sequence GTGTCGGCTTCAGCGTTGCAGCCCGAACCCCTTTCCGCGCCGGTCGAGGTGGCCGCCGGTGAGTGTCCGGTCAACCATGACCTGTATCCCGGTGGCCCAACCTTCCTGCGGTGGCATCACACTCGCGTCGGCTACCTGAAGTCATGGAGGCTGGCACTCGGGGCGGTATGGTCCACCTACAGACACACCATTTCGGAGTACCTTGCTGATCTCCCTGGTCAGGACGACGTCATCGTCGCCCGGGCACCCATGCGGAAGGCGGTCATCGTTCGCAATCCGGAATTGGCCCGGCATGTACTGGTTGCCAATCAGGACAACTACATCAAGAGCGCCGAATACGATCTCTTGGCAGTGGGATTCGGCCGCGGACTGGTCACCGACCTCAATGAGGGACTGTGGAATCGCAATCGACGGTTGGTGCAGCCCATTTTCGCCAAGCGGCAGGTTGATCTGTTCGCGCCGCAGATGGCAGAGGCTGCCGCGCGCACCATTTCCCGCTGGGATGAGCTGTACGCAGAGGGTAAGCCGGTGGACATCACCGCCGAGATGAATTATCTGACCATGGATATCGTCGCGCAGACGATGTTCGGAATCGATCTCTCCGGCGATATGGCTGAACGGATGCGGATCTACTTCGCGCGACTGCTCAAGCTATTCGGTGTGGGATTCATCGTCGGGGCCGCTCCGCCGCTGCGCTGGGTGGTGGACAAGCTCGCCGCCCATGGCCCAGATGAATTGTCCTCGCACACACCACGTTTAGCTATCAGGGCACTGCGCATCGGCGCGTCGGTCGCCGCACCGCGCACGATGAAGGGGCTGCGGTGGGTGGAACGCACCATCGACCAGCTGATCGCCGATCACCGCAGCGGCCGCATCGCCAGGCAGGACAACCTCTTGGCGCTGTTGATGGCGGCCGAGGACCCGGAGACCGGGGCCAAGTACACGGACCTGGAGATCCGTGATGAGCTGATGACCTTTCTGGGGGCAGGATTCGAGACCACCGCTGCCGCGCTCGCTTGGACCTGGTATCTGTTGTCCCGCAATCCCGATGCCCGCGCCAAGCTGGGGCAAGAAGTTGATCGGGTACTGGGTGGGCGGCAACCTACAGCCGCGGACGTCGACAATCTCCCCTGGACGGCGGCGGTACTGAACGAGGCCATGCGGGTGTACCCGCCCATTCTCGGGCTGGCGCGCACGGCGAAGGCCGACGACGTGCTGGGGGACTATCCGATTTCGGCCGGAACGACGGTCATGGTTCTCATCGACAGCATCCACCACAACGAACGAGTGTGGGATGACGCCAAGACCTTCGACCCTGCGCGGTTTCTGAAGGAGAACCTACAGCCAGAACAACGAAAGGCGCACATGCCTTTTGGTGCGGGCAAGCGAATGTGCGTCGCCTCGGGGTTTGCGAATCTGGAAGCCATCATCGGGATTGCCGCGCTGGCACAGAACTATGAATTGGATCTGCTGCCCGGACAGCAGCCGCGCCGTGAAGTGACATTCACCGGCGGCCCGGAGGGCGAGATACTCATGCGGTTACGTAAGCGGCATCCGTGA